One segment of Nitrospira sp. DNA contains the following:
- a CDS encoding MarR family transcriptional regulator, with product MKRVKAVPRIKAGENACVSPCISTLPRHRMVELLWSFTPAYQRWSESLLVEKGLSPQRLRILSSIHERGPRIMSDLKKELGVTATNVTALVDSLEKDGLVVRRRHPTDRRATVIELSDKVMTQLSPRCTEYKEQVAELFSDLSDNECKAFVKTLEKLWSRLQG from the coding sequence ATGAAACGTGTGAAGGCAGTCCCGCGAATCAAGGCCGGAGAGAACGCGTGCGTCTCTCCCTGTATCTCGACGTTGCCGCGGCACCGGATGGTCGAACTCCTGTGGAGCTTTACCCCGGCCTACCAACGGTGGTCGGAATCGCTGTTGGTGGAGAAGGGTTTGTCGCCTCAACGGTTGCGTATTCTCAGCTCAATTCATGAGCGCGGACCGAGGATCATGAGCGACCTCAAGAAGGAACTGGGCGTGACGGCGACCAACGTGACGGCGCTCGTCGACTCGCTGGAAAAGGACGGGCTGGTCGTGCGGAGACGGCATCCGACGGATCGCCGGGCCACCGTGATCGAACTCTCGGACAAGGTCATGACGCAGTTATCCCCGCGCTGCACGGAGTACAAAGAACAGGTCGCGGAGCTCTTCTCAGATCTCAGCGACAACGAATGCAAAGCCTTCGTGAAGACGCTCGAGAAACTCTGGAGTCGCTTGCAGGGCTAG
- a CDS encoding efflux RND transporter periplasmic adaptor subunit — translation MRTVRYTPWLLAVMLTVAGCNNEQASSGGQMPPPEVGVAKVISKPVQQWDEYTGRISAIDTVELRPRASGYVQRVAYKEGQDVKQGELMFQIDPRPYRAALENAQAQLSRARVAQQLETIRNKRAQALINDNAISHEELDLRRAAQAQSAADVHAAEAAVATAKLNLSFTEVRAPVSGRASRALVTVGNLATADDTLLTTVVSQDPMYVYFDADENSYLRYKEQERKNERTAQDNAVHVGLANETGYPHTGRVDFLDTQVNPTLGTVRARAVLPNPDRIFTPGLFARVQFVSGQKAEALLIDDKAILTDQDRKYVYAVDKDGKAQRKDIVLGGVVDGLRVVQSGLAPDDRIVVVGLQKVFYPGMPVTPAEVPMDKPSAPPAPQAMAGK, via the coding sequence ATGCGCACTGTCCGATATACACCGTGGCTACTCGCCGTGATGCTGACGGTGGCCGGCTGCAATAACGAACAAGCCAGCAGCGGCGGGCAAATGCCTCCCCCGGAGGTCGGGGTCGCGAAAGTGATCTCGAAGCCGGTGCAGCAATGGGACGAATACACGGGCCGCATCAGCGCCATCGACACGGTCGAGTTGCGGCCACGCGCCAGCGGCTATGTGCAGCGAGTGGCCTATAAAGAAGGCCAGGACGTGAAACAGGGCGAGTTGATGTTCCAGATCGACCCTCGTCCCTACCGTGCCGCCTTGGAGAATGCCCAGGCGCAACTGTCACGCGCGCGGGTCGCGCAGCAGCTAGAAACCATCCGCAATAAACGCGCCCAGGCATTGATCAACGATAACGCCATCTCGCACGAGGAACTCGACTTGCGGCGCGCCGCACAGGCGCAGAGCGCGGCGGATGTGCATGCCGCCGAAGCAGCAGTGGCCACCGCGAAGCTCAACCTGTCCTTTACCGAAGTCCGCGCCCCGGTTTCAGGACGGGCTAGCCGGGCCCTCGTCACGGTCGGCAACTTGGCCACCGCCGACGATACCCTGCTGACGACGGTGGTGTCGCAAGACCCGATGTACGTGTATTTTGATGCGGACGAAAACAGTTACCTGCGCTACAAGGAACAGGAGCGCAAGAACGAGCGCACCGCGCAGGACAATGCCGTCCACGTCGGTCTTGCCAACGAAACCGGCTATCCGCACACCGGACGAGTCGATTTTCTCGACACCCAGGTCAATCCGACGCTCGGAACCGTGCGCGCTCGCGCCGTGCTCCCCAATCCCGACCGCATCTTTACCCCCGGTCTCTTCGCGCGCGTGCAGTTCGTCAGCGGCCAGAAGGCTGAAGCTCTTTTGATCGACGACAAGGCCATTCTCACCGATCAGGATCGCAAATATGTTTATGCGGTCGATAAAGACGGGAAAGCCCAACGCAAGGATATCGTGCTAGGCGGTGTGGTCGACGGATTACGCGTCGTGCAATCCGGTCTCGCGCCGGATGACAGGATTGTCGTGGTCGGCCTGCAAAAAGTTTTCTACCCCGGCATGCCGGTGACCCCAGCCGAAGTGCCGATGGACAAGCCGTCGGCGCCCCCCGCCCCTCAAGCCATGGCCGGGAAGTAG
- a CDS encoding multidrug efflux RND transporter permease subunit — MDFSKFFIDRPIFAAVLSIVIFAAGLIAIPILPISEYPEVVPPAVIVRAIYPGANPKVIAETVSTPLEEQINGVENMMYMKSVAGSDGVLQMTITFRPGTDPDAAQVQVQNRVSQALSRLPSEVVSLGVTTQKQSPTFLVMVQLLSPEGKYDALYLRNYANIKIKDELARLPGVGQVQIFGSGDYAMRIWLNPDKIASRGMTASDVVAAVREQNIQVSAGQLGAEPIAKDTDFLISINAQGRLRTAQEFGNVVLKIGAGGEVVRLSDVARIELGANDYTLRGQLDNQDAPPIGIFQAPGANALTVRDAVITKMEELKTRFPPGLTYRSDYDTTVFVRDSIQAVVQTLMEAILLVVLVVILFLQTWRASIIPLIAVPVSVVGTFAALYLFGFSINTLTLFGLVLAIGIVVDDAIVVVENVERNIEEGRTPLQAAHQAMQEVSGPIVAIALVLCAVFVPMAFLSGVTGQFYKQFAVTIAISTVISAINSLTLSPALAAKLLKSHGTPKDALSRLIERLFGWVFRPFNRFFKASSNGYQGTVSRTLKHRGSVFAVYALLLIVTGMLFQAVPRGFIPTQDKLYLMAGVKLPEGASLDRTDAVLRQVVAISKTVDGIAHVVAMTGLNPLQFTNTPNYGIAFLILKPFDERHRSAKEISEEMNQKISAIKEGITFVLMPPPILGLGNGAGYGLFVEDRAGLGFGALQNAVGGLQGAVMQTPGMGYPISGYQANVPQLDAEVDRVKTKTQGIALTELFATMQIYLGSAYVNDFNLFGRTWRVYAQADGDFRGKVEDIANLKTRNDRGEMVPIGSMVKFSQTYGPDPVLRYNGYPAADFMGEADPTKFSSAQAMDTIRDIAGKVLPNGMTIEWTDLSFQEASQGKAALLVFPVAILLAFLVLAALYESWTLPLAVILIVPMCMLCALAGVKLTGGDNNTFVQVGLVVLMGLACKNAILIVEFARELELQGKGIVEAALEACRLRLRPIVMTSVAFIAGTVPLVLSHGAGAEVRSATGVTVFSGMIGVTLFGLFLTPVFYVGLRMLSGRQLIRHDEGTGVVRPAAHLSGVENPQ; from the coding sequence ATGGACTTTTCGAAATTTTTCATCGATCGGCCGATCTTCGCCGCGGTACTGTCCATCGTGATCTTTGCCGCAGGCTTGATCGCCATTCCCATCCTTCCGATCAGCGAGTACCCCGAAGTCGTCCCGCCGGCGGTGATCGTGCGCGCCATCTACCCCGGAGCCAATCCCAAGGTGATCGCCGAAACCGTGTCCACGCCGCTGGAAGAACAGATCAACGGCGTCGAGAACATGATGTACATGAAATCGGTCGCCGGCTCCGATGGCGTGTTGCAGATGACGATCACCTTCCGTCCCGGTACGGATCCGGATGCGGCCCAAGTGCAGGTGCAAAACCGGGTCAGTCAGGCGCTTTCACGGCTCCCGTCGGAAGTGGTCAGCCTGGGCGTCACGACACAGAAACAGTCGCCGACCTTCCTGGTGATGGTTCAGCTCCTTTCACCGGAGGGCAAATACGACGCGCTCTACCTGCGCAACTACGCCAACATCAAAATAAAAGATGAACTGGCGCGTTTGCCCGGTGTCGGCCAGGTGCAGATTTTCGGCAGCGGCGACTATGCAATGCGTATCTGGCTCAACCCTGACAAGATCGCGTCGCGCGGGATGACCGCCAGCGACGTCGTCGCCGCCGTGCGGGAGCAAAACATTCAGGTCTCGGCCGGGCAGCTCGGCGCGGAACCGATCGCTAAAGACACCGACTTTCTCATTTCCATCAATGCCCAGGGCCGTCTGCGCACGGCCCAGGAGTTTGGCAATGTCGTGCTGAAAATCGGCGCGGGCGGGGAAGTCGTCCGTCTTTCCGACGTGGCGCGCATCGAACTGGGCGCCAACGACTACACGTTGCGCGGACAACTCGACAATCAGGACGCACCGCCCATCGGTATCTTCCAGGCGCCCGGCGCAAACGCGCTGACCGTCCGCGACGCCGTCATTACCAAAATGGAAGAACTCAAGACACGCTTTCCGCCCGGCCTCACCTACCGCTCGGACTACGACACGACGGTGTTCGTGCGTGATTCAATCCAGGCCGTGGTCCAGACGCTCATGGAAGCGATTCTGCTCGTCGTGCTCGTCGTCATCCTGTTCCTGCAAACCTGGCGTGCCTCGATCATTCCGCTGATCGCCGTGCCGGTGTCGGTGGTCGGCACGTTCGCCGCGCTGTACCTCTTCGGTTTCTCCATCAACACACTCACGCTCTTCGGACTCGTCCTCGCCATCGGCATCGTGGTGGATGACGCGATCGTGGTGGTGGAAAATGTCGAACGCAACATCGAAGAAGGACGCACCCCACTCCAGGCTGCCCACCAGGCGATGCAGGAAGTGTCGGGCCCGATCGTCGCGATCGCGCTCGTCTTGTGCGCCGTGTTTGTGCCGATGGCCTTTCTGAGCGGCGTCACCGGCCAGTTCTACAAACAGTTCGCCGTGACGATCGCCATTTCGACGGTCATCTCGGCCATCAATTCCCTCACCCTTTCCCCGGCCCTCGCAGCAAAACTGCTCAAAAGCCACGGCACACCGAAGGACGCCCTTTCGCGCTTGATCGAACGTCTATTCGGCTGGGTGTTCCGGCCGTTCAATCGCTTTTTCAAGGCCAGTTCCAACGGGTATCAAGGCACCGTCTCGCGCACGTTGAAACATCGTGGTTCGGTCTTTGCCGTCTACGCATTGCTCTTGATCGTCACGGGCATGCTCTTCCAGGCGGTACCGCGCGGCTTCATTCCCACCCAGGATAAGTTGTATCTGATGGCCGGAGTGAAACTGCCGGAAGGCGCCTCGCTCGACCGTACGGATGCGGTGTTACGGCAGGTGGTCGCGATCAGCAAGACCGTGGACGGCATCGCCCATGTGGTAGCCATGACCGGCCTGAATCCGTTGCAGTTTACGAACACGCCGAATTACGGCATCGCGTTTCTCATCTTGAAGCCGTTCGACGAGCGCCACCGCAGCGCCAAGGAAATCAGCGAGGAGATGAATCAAAAGATCTCCGCCATCAAGGAAGGCATCACCTTTGTGTTGATGCCCCCGCCGATCCTCGGACTCGGCAATGGCGCGGGATATGGGCTCTTCGTGGAAGACCGGGCGGGACTGGGCTTCGGGGCGCTGCAAAATGCAGTCGGCGGTCTGCAAGGAGCGGTCATGCAAACGCCGGGAATGGGCTACCCGATTTCCGGCTACCAGGCCAATGTGCCGCAGCTCGACGCCGAAGTGGACCGCGTGAAGACCAAGACGCAAGGCATTGCCTTGACCGAGCTGTTCGCCACGATGCAGATCTACCTCGGTTCAGCCTACGTCAACGACTTCAATCTGTTCGGCCGCACCTGGCGTGTCTATGCGCAAGCGGACGGCGATTTCCGCGGAAAGGTCGAGGACATCGCGAATCTCAAAACGCGCAATGACCGCGGCGAAATGGTTCCCATCGGCTCGATGGTGAAATTCAGCCAAACGTACGGCCCCGATCCGGTGCTGCGCTACAACGGCTATCCAGCCGCCGATTTCATGGGAGAAGCCGATCCCACCAAGTTTTCGTCGGCACAGGCGATGGACACGATTCGCGACATCGCCGGGAAGGTGCTACCGAACGGGATGACCATCGAATGGACCGATTTGAGCTTTCAGGAAGCGTCGCAAGGCAAGGCCGCGTTACTGGTCTTTCCCGTGGCCATCCTGCTGGCCTTCCTCGTCCTCGCCGCGCTGTACGAGTCCTGGACCCTGCCGCTGGCAGTGATCCTCATCGTGCCCATGTGCATGCTCTGCGCGCTCGCGGGCGTCAAACTCACCGGCGGTGACAACAATACCTTCGTGCAAGTCGGCCTGGTGGTGCTGATGGGATTGGCGTGCAAGAACGCCATTCTGATCGTCGAATTCGCACGCGAGCTGGAACTGCAGGGAAAGGGCATTGTGGAGGCGGCACTCGAAGCCTGCCGGCTGCGGTTGCGCCCAATTGTGATGACTTCGGTCGCCTTCATCGCCGGCACGGTGCCGCTCGTGCTTTCACATGGAGCCGGCGCCGAAGTGCGTTCGGCCACCGGCGTCACCGTGTTCTCCGGCATGATCGGGGTGACCCTGTTCGGCCTGTTTCTCACCCCGGTGTTCTATGTCGGCCTACGCATGCTGTCGGGGCGCCAGTTGATCAGACACGATGAAGGAACGGGCGTGGTACGACCGGCAGCACACTTAAGCGGAGTCGAGAACCCACAGTGA
- the modA gene encoding molybdate ABC transporter substrate-binding protein gives MQRFGMVMGIAAGLATGLAVVEPVRADTLTIGAAYSLKAAFQEVVPMFESEFGATVKVVYGSSQTLRREVENGAPVDVLLTAVDDLEKLQKKGLTLNGGPEVYAQTSLVFVMSTASQAMPISFHDMSSEGRTRVAIGTFESAAAGPLTARALRAADPSYKDRFRLISATHHDEVIKMIRSGEAEAGLVYRVDAIHNSGLVRIIDETPGGTYTPIRFGEAVVWTCRDESRAAAEQFSDFFMSPRIQKLLLKYGFEPAASPEGENKLARTAPKVRVN, from the coding sequence ATGCAGAGATTCGGTATGGTGATGGGAATCGCAGCGGGGCTTGCGACGGGGCTGGCAGTCGTCGAGCCTGTGCGGGCAGACACGCTCACGATCGGCGCAGCCTATAGTCTGAAGGCGGCGTTTCAGGAAGTGGTGCCGATGTTCGAGAGTGAATTCGGCGCGACGGTCAAGGTCGTCTATGGCTCATCGCAAACCCTCCGCCGGGAAGTGGAGAACGGAGCTCCCGTCGACGTGTTGCTCACCGCGGTGGACGATCTGGAGAAATTGCAGAAGAAGGGACTGACTCTCAACGGCGGCCCCGAAGTTTACGCGCAAACGTCTCTCGTGTTCGTCATGTCGACTGCTTCCCAGGCCATGCCGATTTCCTTTCACGACATGTCATCGGAGGGAAGAACCAGGGTGGCGATCGGGACGTTTGAGAGTGCCGCCGCCGGACCCCTCACGGCACGGGCGCTTCGCGCAGCGGATCCCTCGTATAAGGACCGGTTCCGCCTGATCTCGGCCACCCATCACGATGAAGTCATCAAGATGATCCGTAGCGGTGAGGCAGAGGCGGGGCTTGTCTACCGTGTCGATGCGATCCACAACAGCGGGTTGGTGCGCATCATCGATGAAACGCCGGGTGGAACGTATACGCCGATCCGGTTCGGCGAAGCGGTAGTCTGGACCTGCCGCGATGAGTCGCGGGCTGCAGCTGAACAGTTTTCCGATTTCTTCATGAGTCCCCGCATTCAAAAGCTTCTGCTCAAATACGGGTTTGAACCGGCGGCATCACCTGAGGGCGAAAATAAGCTGGCGCGTACGGCGCCAAAAGTTCGAGTCAATTGA